In Solobacterium moorei, a single genomic region encodes these proteins:
- a CDS encoding sigma factor-like helix-turn-helix DNA-binding protein, with amino-acid sequence MDKDKREYFIYVKGKAVPVSEEVYKAYWKITEHEKYLQRKDWKYDVIPFSAMDYDGHFVDNITDERIDIEKIVEVKMQIEELNKALATLTKKERELIEAIFYKEESLRAIGKKEKVSYQAIGKRRDKILEKLRKLLEDKF; translated from the coding sequence GTGGATAAAGATAAAAGAGAATATTTCATTTATGTCAAAGGAAAAGCTGTACCTGTCAGTGAAGAAGTATACAAAGCCTACTGGAAGATAACGGAGCATGAAAAATATCTTCAGAGAAAGGATTGGAAGTATGACGTAATTCCATTTTCAGCAATGGATTATGACGGACACTTTGTAGACAACATCACAGATGAAAGAATAGACATAGAAAAAATTGTAGAAGTCAAAATGCAGATTGAAGAATTAAACAAGGCGTTGGCAACACTCACAAAAAAAGAAAGAGAGCTGATAGAAGCCATTTTCTACAAAGAAGAAAGTCTAAGGGCAATCGGTAAAAAGGAAAAAGTAAGTTATCAAGCAATCGGAAAAAGGAGGGATAAGATTTTAGAAAAACTAAGAAAACTTTTAGAAGATAAATTCTAA